A genomic stretch from Telmatocola sphagniphila includes:
- a CDS encoding ABC transporter permease, translating into MNASFRRLRALIRKEGLQIIRDPSTFLIAGVLPLVLLFIFGFGVSLDLQNVRMGVVMEATSPEANSLLLAFQNSRYFDVRQARSRSQLSGELIAGRLAGMVVIPADFTARLGRGDTAPIQLIVDGSEPNTAGLVQGYVQGVWQNWLIQENQAQSSKVIRPVNGSKLSVEPRFWYNADLSSRSALLPGAVAINLTLIGVLLTALVVAREWERGTMEGLLATPITRMEFLISKLLPYFTLGMLAMAVSAGTAVWGFGVPFRGSILALIVLSASYLMTTLSLGLLISTRTRNQFVACQAALIAGFLPAFELSGLLFEIDSMPLPIQLLTRVLPPRYFVAGLQTVFLAGDVPQVLVPNTLVLMTFATILFVLLYRSTRTRLEG; encoded by the coding sequence ATGAACGCTTCTTTTCGCCGGTTGCGGGCCTTGATCCGTAAAGAAGGGCTGCAGATTATTCGCGATCCCAGCACTTTTCTCATTGCGGGTGTTCTGCCGCTGGTGCTCTTATTTATTTTCGGGTTTGGGGTGTCTCTCGATCTGCAGAATGTTCGGATGGGTGTGGTTATGGAGGCGACCAGTCCGGAAGCAAATAGTCTTTTATTGGCCTTCCAAAACTCGCGCTATTTCGATGTCCGGCAAGCCCGATCCCGAAGTCAATTAAGCGGTGAACTGATTGCAGGTCGATTGGCGGGAATGGTGGTGATTCCCGCCGATTTTACCGCTCGGCTGGGTCGTGGGGATACTGCCCCCATCCAGTTGATCGTAGATGGCAGCGAGCCGAATACCGCCGGATTGGTTCAGGGCTATGTTCAGGGTGTCTGGCAGAACTGGCTGATCCAGGAGAATCAGGCGCAGTCCAGCAAGGTCATCCGTCCCGTAAATGGCAGTAAACTCTCAGTCGAGCCGCGCTTCTGGTATAACGCCGATCTGTCCAGCCGTTCCGCACTGCTGCCGGGTGCGGTGGCCATTAACCTGACGCTAATCGGTGTTCTGCTTACCGCTCTGGTTGTGGCCAGGGAATGGGAACGCGGAACGATGGAAGGTTTATTGGCCACCCCGATCACCCGAATGGAATTCTTGATTAGCAAGCTCTTGCCCTACTTCACGCTGGGCATGCTGGCCATGGCCGTATCGGCGGGTACGGCGGTCTGGGGCTTTGGAGTCCCCTTCCGCGGTTCGATTCTGGCGCTGATCGTGCTCTCGGCGTCCTATTTGATGACCACACTTTCGCTGGGTTTGCTGATATCGACCCGAACCCGAAATCAGTTCGTGGCCTGTCAGGCGGCTCTTATCGCGGGATTTCTTCCCGCGTTCGAACTCAGCGGACTGTTATTCGAAATCGATTCCATGCCGCTGCCGATTCAGTTATTAACGCGTGTGCTTCCGCCCCGATATTTTGTGGCGGGTTTGCAGACTGTTTTCCTCGCCGGGGATGTTCCACAAGTTCTGGTGCCTAATACTCTTGTGCTGATGACCTTCGCCACAATACTTTTTGTTCTTCTCTATCGTTCCACGCGAACGCGATTGGAGGGCTGA
- a CDS encoding ATP-binding cassette domain-containing protein yields the protein MNSEPLALLDAVTKRFPKAETAAVDSVSGCILGGQVTGLVGPDGAGKTTLMRLLAGLLLPTGGSIRACGFDPVTQLPQIREVVSYMPQRFGLYEDLTVAENLNLYADLRGVVGGERVDTMRRLLEFTALGPFTGRLAGKLSGGMKQKLGLACALIKTPKLLLLDEPGVGVDPISRRELWKLVYDLVDRGIGVIWSTAYLDEAERCQVVFALDKGRIVYDGPPGELTKRAEGRTFLVRNTQKKRRVLASALRRPEVVDGVIQGHSVRLVLSEGASPPQPADLGAAEAEIIPTPPRFEDALVALLGGGPKGESPFAGPARPKESSDEPLVEADNLTKRFGNFTAASNISFRIGRGEIFGLLGPNGAGKSTTFKMLCGLLVPTSGTAKVAGADLNWAGGDARSKLGYMAQKFSLYGDLSSRQNLDFFAGVYGLSGARKKDRIERMIKAFELKDYLATDAKELPLGFKQRLALACAVLHDPPVLFLDEPTSGVDPITRREFWGHINAMVERGVTVLVTTHFLDEAEYCDRVALIYRGQTIADGSPDDLKERAKNSEHPEPTLEDAFIALVEASDAEPDRKAVA from the coding sequence GTGAATTCGGAGCCTCTAGCGTTACTGGATGCGGTGACGAAACGATTTCCAAAAGCGGAGACCGCCGCTGTGGATTCGGTGTCGGGTTGCATCCTGGGCGGACAGGTGACCGGATTAGTCGGCCCCGATGGTGCCGGCAAAACGACCTTGATGCGTCTGTTGGCCGGTTTGTTGCTTCCCACGGGAGGAAGCATCCGCGCTTGTGGATTTGATCCTGTTACGCAACTTCCGCAAATCCGGGAAGTGGTCAGCTACATGCCGCAGCGATTTGGTCTTTATGAAGATCTCACCGTTGCTGAAAATCTGAATTTGTACGCCGACTTGCGAGGTGTGGTCGGTGGAGAGCGTGTCGACACCATGCGCCGGCTTTTGGAGTTCACGGCCCTTGGCCCTTTTACCGGTCGACTGGCCGGGAAATTATCTGGAGGGATGAAGCAGAAGCTCGGCCTGGCCTGCGCGCTGATCAAAACTCCGAAGCTTCTCTTACTCGATGAACCGGGCGTGGGCGTCGATCCCATCTCGCGTCGGGAATTGTGGAAGCTGGTTTATGATTTGGTCGATCGCGGTATCGGAGTGATATGGAGCACCGCTTATCTGGATGAAGCCGAGCGGTGCCAAGTTGTGTTTGCGCTGGATAAAGGCCGCATCGTTTATGATGGTCCACCGGGCGAGCTGACGAAACGGGCTGAAGGAAGAACTTTTCTGGTACGCAATACCCAGAAAAAGCGGCGCGTGCTGGCTAGTGCTCTTCGTCGCCCGGAAGTGGTGGATGGCGTCATCCAGGGTCATAGTGTTCGATTGGTTCTCTCCGAAGGCGCTTCACCTCCCCAGCCCGCCGATCTGGGAGCGGCCGAAGCGGAGATTATTCCCACGCCGCCCCGGTTTGAAGACGCCCTGGTGGCTTTACTCGGCGGTGGTCCCAAAGGCGAATCGCCGTTCGCTGGACCTGCCCGGCCCAAAGAAAGTAGCGATGAACCGCTCGTCGAAGCGGATAACCTCACCAAACGTTTCGGCAATTTCACGGCCGCCAGCAATATCAGTTTTCGAATCGGCCGCGGAGAAATTTTCGGTCTGCTCGGGCCCAATGGAGCTGGCAAAAGCACAACATTCAAGATGCTTTGTGGATTGCTGGTGCCTACCAGCGGAACGGCTAAAGTAGCGGGGGCCGATTTGAATTGGGCGGGCGGTGATGCACGATCCAAGCTCGGTTACATGGCTCAGAAATTTTCTTTGTATGGCGATTTATCTTCGCGTCAGAATCTCGATTTTTTTGCGGGTGTCTATGGTTTATCGGGTGCAAGGAAAAAGGATCGCATCGAGCGCATGATTAAAGCGTTCGAATTGAAGGACTACCTCGCCACGGATGCCAAAGAATTACCTCTCGGATTTAAACAGCGTCTAGCCCTGGCTTGTGCGGTACTTCACGATCCCCCCGTATTGTTTCTGGATGAGCCCACGAGCGGGGTCGATCCCATTACGCGCCGCGAATTCTGGGGGCATATTAACGCCATGGTGGAGCGCGGCGTGACCGTGCTGGTGACCACTCATTTTCTCGATGAAGCCGAGTATTGCGATCGGGTGGCCCTGATCTATCGGGGACAGACCATAGCCGACGGTTCGCCGGATGATTTGAAGGAACGAGCAAAAAATTCGGAGCATCCCGAGCCCACACTCGAGGATGCATTCATTGCTCTGGTAGAAGCTTCGGATGCCGAGCCGGATCGAAAGGCGGTCGCATGA
- a CDS encoding efflux RND transporter periplasmic adaptor subunit, producing MPADAAKPKNESPPPAPVASKRNIGGWLRRLFALAVVASLIGGIGWRFERTAAEAPAELTLYGNIDVRQVNLAFKVAGRIDKLLVDEGDAVKSGQAIGTLEEKYFRDDLALSIAQRDQAAANYDRLKNGSRPEEIEQARAQEAEANATLKRTEADYDRSEKLRGTNAISAQEYVEKLSAYRESQAHVRSLVASRKLAEIGPRVEDISAARAQLAASEAQVVQAERRLADRIIYAPNDGIILTRAREPGAIVNAGETVFALTLAKPVWVLTYVDEPDLGAVQPGSHVTVRTDLPGGRQYDGRVGFVSPTAEFTPKNVETRELRTDLVYRVRIVVDDPDGGLRQGMPVTVSVQLADTRPRSWKERLSEALWLEKLHLVERTKK from the coding sequence ATGCCGGCCGACGCAGCAAAACCAAAAAATGAATCCCCTCCCCCCGCTCCTGTTGCCAGCAAACGGAATATCGGAGGGTGGCTACGCAGACTGTTCGCGCTAGCCGTGGTGGCCAGTCTGATCGGCGGGATAGGGTGGCGTTTCGAACGAACGGCCGCCGAAGCTCCCGCAGAATTGACTCTATACGGCAACATCGATGTCCGGCAGGTGAACCTGGCTTTCAAGGTGGCCGGGCGAATCGACAAACTGTTGGTCGATGAAGGCGATGCCGTTAAAAGTGGTCAAGCGATCGGCACGCTGGAAGAAAAGTACTTTCGGGATGATCTGGCTCTTTCCATCGCTCAGCGAGATCAGGCCGCGGCCAATTACGATCGATTGAAAAATGGCTCCCGGCCAGAGGAAATCGAACAGGCCCGCGCTCAGGAAGCGGAGGCAAATGCCACTCTCAAACGGACCGAGGCCGATTATGATCGCTCCGAAAAACTGCGCGGCACCAATGCCATTTCCGCCCAAGAATATGTGGAAAAACTCTCCGCGTATCGGGAATCACAGGCTCATGTCCGCTCGTTAGTGGCAAGCCGGAAGCTGGCGGAGATTGGACCGCGAGTCGAAGATATATCGGCCGCCCGAGCACAACTGGCCGCTTCGGAAGCTCAAGTCGTTCAGGCCGAACGGCGCTTGGCCGACCGTATAATATACGCCCCGAACGACGGCATTATTCTTACCCGCGCTCGAGAACCCGGGGCAATCGTCAACGCTGGGGAAACGGTTTTTGCTCTCACCCTCGCGAAGCCCGTTTGGGTGCTCACTTATGTAGATGAGCCAGACCTCGGCGCTGTGCAACCTGGCTCGCACGTCACGGTCCGGACCGATTTACCGGGAGGTCGGCAGTACGACGGCCGAGTTGGTTTTGTTTCTCCCACGGCGGAATTCACTCCAAAAAATGTGGAAACTCGTGAGCTGCGTACCGATCTGGTCTATCGTGTTCGCATTGTTGTCGACGATCCGGACGGTGGCCTTCGCCAGGGAATGCCGGTGACCGTTTCGGTGCAGCTTGCCGACACACGCCCGCGCAGCTGGAAAGAACGACTTTCCGAAGCCCTCTGGCTGGAAAAGCTTCATCTGGTCGAGAGGACCAAAAAGTGA
- a CDS encoding TetR/AcrR family transcriptional regulator, whose amino-acid sequence MSDATTDARWRRRKADRPGEIRTAALDLFAERGFAATRMEDIAERAGVTKGTVYLYFPTKEELFKAIVRAELLPNLELLEAAAAEKVPADKLLEKLLTAWGTGLIPARLALVPKVMMAEAGNFPELARFYLQEVIDRGRRVLRAVLRRGVEEGSFRSMDVESVSYCILAPFVFSVIWRHTFERHDMNPLDIPALARAHLDILLQGLMVSPRSIGGKHAGRRSKTKK is encoded by the coding sequence ATGAGCGATGCGACTACGGACGCCCGATGGCGACGAAGAAAGGCAGACAGGCCTGGCGAAATTCGCACTGCCGCACTCGATCTGTTTGCCGAACGCGGTTTCGCGGCGACTCGCATGGAGGATATCGCCGAGCGCGCCGGGGTGACCAAAGGCACCGTTTACCTCTATTTCCCCACCAAAGAAGAGCTTTTCAAAGCCATCGTTCGAGCTGAACTGCTTCCGAATCTGGAATTGCTGGAAGCGGCTGCCGCGGAAAAAGTCCCGGCGGATAAACTTCTAGAAAAACTTCTCACTGCCTGGGGCACTGGCCTGATTCCCGCCCGGCTCGCCCTCGTTCCCAAAGTGATGATGGCGGAAGCTGGCAATTTCCCCGAATTGGCACGTTTTTATCTTCAAGAAGTTATCGATCGGGGCCGTCGAGTGCTGCGGGCCGTCCTCCGTCGGGGAGTAGAGGAAGGTTCGTTTCGATCGATGGATGTGGAAAGCGTGTCTTATTGCATACTCGCTCCATTCGTCTTCTCGGTAATCTGGCGACACACCTTCGAGCGGCACGACATGAATCCGCTCGACATCCCCGCCCTGGCTCGCGCTCACCTGGATATTTTGTTGCAGGGGCTTATGGTCTCACCCCGCTCTATCGGAGGAAAACATGCCGGCCGACGCAGCAAAACCAAAAAATGA
- a CDS encoding HSP90 family protein: MAHKFQIHLRGIIDLLSKHLYSGPEVFVRELLQNGVDAIRARKQIDADHQGEITLELITPKGKPATLIVSDNGIGLTEEEVHRFLATIGESSKRAIEGEKPLDFIGQFGVGLLSCFVVSEEVVVISRSAKPDSKTVEWRGRPDGTYDLKILELDFQPGTQVCLTARPDQMELMTDTRIPELAEHFGGLLPIPIHFAYGSRNWVVNEKGAPWRQEFVDDKERARVLLAYGKEIFNTSFLDAIPLLSPAGQVDGVAFVLSHEVNLAAKRTHRVYLKNMLLSESADNLLPEWAFFVKAVVNANALRPMASRESFYEDEALDQTREELGNCLRRYLIQLADKRPEKFASFVELHYRALKALAAQDDEFFHLIIDMLPFQTNRGTLPFGEIRRLEDRILQAPTTDQFRQVDKIARAQGLLVINAGYTYDADLLSRAAENFDLTIEEIEAGDLARELDEPTPEDLKAAQQLLQVANQALKPFRCETELKSFKPHDLSALFATTREGRFFRSLEQSKEVADPLWAGVLDSLGSARHRPSAESVLTLNANNALIRKLFLITDRVVLRKCVEVLYVQSLLLAQQPLSTRELNLLNQGVIGLIEWGLR; this comes from the coding sequence ATGGCCCATAAGTTCCAGATTCACCTTCGCGGTATCATCGATCTCCTTTCGAAGCACCTCTACTCCGGTCCGGAAGTCTTCGTGCGCGAACTGCTGCAAAACGGCGTCGATGCCATTCGGGCCCGCAAACAAATCGATGCCGACCATCAAGGCGAAATTACCCTGGAACTGATTACGCCCAAAGGCAAACCGGCCACGCTCATCGTCTCCGACAACGGCATTGGCCTGACCGAAGAGGAAGTCCACCGCTTCCTGGCCACCATCGGCGAAAGCTCCAAGCGGGCAATCGAAGGCGAAAAACCTCTCGATTTCATCGGCCAGTTCGGCGTCGGTTTGCTCTCCTGTTTTGTCGTCTCCGAAGAAGTCGTGGTCATCAGCCGAAGCGCCAAACCAGATTCCAAAACCGTCGAATGGCGCGGCCGGCCCGATGGAACATACGATCTGAAAATCCTTGAGCTCGATTTCCAGCCCGGCACCCAGGTCTGTCTGACCGCTCGCCCCGATCAAATGGAACTGATGACCGATACTCGGATCCCCGAATTGGCCGAGCACTTCGGCGGCCTGTTGCCGATACCCATTCACTTCGCTTACGGCAGCCGGAATTGGGTCGTCAACGAAAAAGGGGCTCCCTGGCGGCAGGAGTTCGTCGACGACAAGGAGCGGGCCCGCGTTTTGCTCGCGTACGGTAAAGAAATCTTCAATACCTCTTTTCTCGATGCAATTCCCCTGTTGAGTCCGGCGGGGCAAGTCGATGGCGTGGCTTTCGTTTTGTCGCACGAGGTGAATCTGGCCGCCAAACGCACGCATCGGGTTTATCTGAAGAATATGCTGCTCTCCGAAAGTGCTGATAATCTGCTGCCGGAGTGGGCCTTTTTCGTCAAAGCCGTCGTGAATGCCAATGCTCTTCGGCCCATGGCCTCGCGGGAATCGTTCTACGAAGATGAGGCTCTCGATCAGACGCGTGAAGAACTGGGTAATTGCCTTCGCAGGTATCTGATTCAGCTGGCCGACAAACGGCCGGAAAAATTTGCCAGTTTCGTCGAGCTCCATTATCGAGCTCTGAAGGCACTAGCCGCGCAGGACGATGAATTTTTTCACCTGATCATCGACATGCTGCCGTTTCAAACCAATCGCGGCACTCTGCCCTTCGGCGAAATCCGCCGTTTGGAAGATCGCATTCTCCAGGCGCCCACGACCGATCAATTCCGGCAGGTCGATAAAATCGCCCGCGCCCAGGGACTGCTGGTCATCAATGCGGGCTACACTTACGACGCCGATCTCCTATCACGCGCAGCCGAGAATTTCGATCTGACGATCGAAGAGATTGAAGCGGGGGATCTGGCCCGCGAACTGGATGAGCCAACCCCTGAGGATCTCAAAGCGGCCCAGCAGTTATTGCAGGTTGCCAATCAGGCGTTGAAGCCGTTTCGCTGCGAAACCGAATTGAAATCCTTCAAGCCCCACGATCTCTCGGCCCTCTTCGCCACGACTCGGGAAGGGCGATTCTTCCGCTCGCTGGAACAATCGAAAGAAGTGGCCGATCCGCTCTGGGCGGGAGTGCTCGATAGCCTCGGCTCGGCGCGCCATCGTCCGAGTGCCGAAAGCGTGCTGACTCTGAATGCGAACAATGCCCTGATTCGCAAACTCTTTTTAATCACGGATCGCGTGGTGCTTAGAAAGTGCGTGGAAGTGCTATACGTGCAATCGCTCCTGCTGGCGCAGCAGCCGTTAAGCACCCGGGAATTGAATCTGCTGAATCAAGGAGTGATCGGCCTCATCGAATGGGGCCTGCGCTAA